A region of Lycium barbarum isolate Lr01 chromosome 1, ASM1917538v2, whole genome shotgun sequence DNA encodes the following proteins:
- the LOC132604774 gene encoding ABC transporter G family member 28-like: MCRLKQGNPNNVFIHIFLSFAILLVMANFAYGQQTTSNNSMGMTLVKSVLASRIKNLSTIMTKNLKGQMDFCIENVDKEWDAAFNFSDNSGFLEGCLKQTKGGVQQRLCTVAEIKFYSTSLLEVADESGAARSSNYLRPNKNCNLSSWISGCEPGWACSAGNDTKIDFENDKEIPSRTLDCQSCCEGFFCPHGLTCMIPCPMGAYCPLSKLNTTTGICDPYRYQLPPGDANHTCGGADMWADFMSATELFCSAGFYCPTAVQKIPCNKGYYCRAGSTEQTSCYKFATCERQTANQNITYYGIMLFGAIMLILLIIYNCSDQVLSSRERKQAKSREAGARSARESAQAQNNWKSNLASMGSQLSKTFSRRKSTRQDVQKDSDQFKPGKDSGLPLPPGMSQAKAKKQHNLKKMINASEENPDSEASNIETGDKKFKKDKGKQLHSRTQIFRYAYGQIEKEKALQEQNKDMTFSGVVNMASEFEIRPRPPIEIHFKDLTLTLKGKNKHLLRCVTGTLSPGRVSAVMGPSGAGKTTFLSALTGKAAAGCTTTGSILINGKSDSIQSYKKVIGFVPQDDIVHGNLTVEENLWFSARCRLAADLAKPEKVLVVERVIESLGLQQVRDSLVGTVEKRGISGGQRKRVNVGLEMVIEPSLLILDEPTSGLDSTSSQLLLRALRREALEGVNICMVLHQPSYTLFRMFDDFILLAKGGLTAYHGPVSKVEEYFSGLGINVPDRVNPPDHFIDILEGIYKLPTSIGVSYKDLPLRWMLHNGYAVPPDMLGSSGSAASSAGDNSAHGGSSAAIGPDQSFAGELWSDVKSNVEQKKDHIQHRLLSSHDLSNRKTPGVLLQYRYFLGRLGKQRLREARIQSVDYLILLLAGICLGTLAKVSDESFGAQGYLYTVIAVSLLGKIAALRSFALDKVYYWRESASGMSSLAYFMAKDTLDHFSTIVKPAVYLSMFYFFNNPRSTIWDNYIILLCLTYCVTGIAYALAIYFEPGPAQLWSVLLPVVLTLVANQDGDPLMAKIGDYCYPKWALEAFLLATARRYSGVWLISRCGLLKSRNYDLNDWYYCLLYLILVGILSRCVAFFCLVMFQKK, encoded by the exons ATGTGCAGATTAAAACAAGGGAACCCCAACAATGTATTCATACACATCTTTTTATCCTTTGCAATTTTGCTTGTTATGGCGAATTTTGCTTATGGGCAGCAAACTACTAGCAATAATTCAATGGGGATGACACTAGTCAAGAGTGTTCTTGCTTCACGTATCAAAAATTTGTCCACCATTATGACCAAAAATTTGAAAGGCCAAATGGATTTTTGCATCGAAAATGT AGACAAAGAGTGGGATGCTGCTTTCAATTTCTCCGATAACTCAGGCTTTTTGGAAGGGTGTCTTAAACAGACAAAAG GGGGTGTTCAGCAGCGCTTATGTACTGTAGCAGAAATAAAGTTCTACTCTACTAGTTTACTGGAAGTGGCGGATGAAAGTGGAGCAGCAAGAAGTTCTAATTACCTGAGACCGAACAAGAACTGTAATCTATCATCATGGATTTCTGGATGTGAGCCAGGTTGGGCTTGTAGTGCTGGAAATGACACGAAAATTGACTTTGAAAATGATAAGGAGATTCCATCTAGAACTCTAGATTGTCAATCTTGTTGTGAAGGCTTCTTCTGTCCTCATGGTCTCACCTGCATGATAC CCTGCCCGATGGGTGCTTATTGCCCTCTTTCAAAACTCAACACGACCACTGGTATATGTGATCC CTACCGCTATCAACTTCCTCCTGGAGACGCCAATCATACTTGTGGTGGAGCAGATatgtgggctgattttatgaGTGCTACTGAACTTTTTTGTTCAGCAGGATTTTACTGTCCAACTGCTGTCCAGAAGATTCCTTGCAATAAAGG ATATTACTGCAGAGCTGGTTCAACAGAACAAACAA GCTGCTATAAATTTGCAACTTGTGAACGTCAGACTGCAAACCAAAATATCACTTATTATGGTATCATGTTGTTT GGTGCAATCATGCTTATACTTCTCATTATATACAACTGTTCTGACCAAGTTCTGAGCAGTAGAGAACGAAAACAAGCCAAGTCCAGAGAAGCCGGTGCAAGAAGTGCAAGGGAAAGTGCTCAGGCACAAAACAACTGGAAATCTAACCTTGCTAGCATGGGGTCTCAATTGTCGAAGACATTCTCCCGTAGAAAGTCAACAAGGCAGGACGTGCAGAAGGATAGTGATCAATTTAAACCTGGTAAAGATTCTGGCTTGCCCTTGCCCCCAGGTATGTCTCAGGCAAAAGCAAAGAAGCAACACAACCTCAAGAAGATGATCAATGCATCTGAAGAGAACCCTGATAGTGAAGCTTCCAACATTGAAACTGGGGATAAAAAGTTTAAAAAGGACAAGGGTAAACAATTACATTCAAGGACTCAAATTTTTAGATATGCATATGGGCAAATCGAGAAAGAAAAAGCTCTGCAGGAGCAGAACAAAGATATGACCTTTTCTGGAGTAGTCAACATGGCAAGTGAGTTTGAGATAAGGCCCAGGCCTCCTATTGAGATTCACTTTAAAGATTTGACACTAACTTTGAAGGGGAAAAACAAACATCTATTGAGGTGTGTAACTGGGACATTATCACCTGGCCGTGTTTCTGCTGTTATGGGCCCATCTGGTGCTGGAAAGACAACATTTCTATCTGCATTGACTGGAAAAGCTGCAGCAGGGTGTACTACAACTGGTTCCATTCTCATAAATGGAAAGTCTGACTCTATTCAGTCATACAAGAAAGTTATTGGCTTTGTTCCTCAAGATGATATAGTGCATGGAAATTTGACAGTGGAGGAGAATCTTTGGTTTAGTGCTCGGTGCAG ATTGGCTGCTGATTTGGCAAAACCAGAAAAGGTTTTAGTTGTTGAAAGAGTCATAGAGTCCCTGGGATTGCAACAGGTGAGAGATTCTCTTGTGGGGACAGTGGAGAAGCGAGGCATTTCTGGGGGTCAGAGAAAGCGAGTAAATGTTGGGCTCGAAATGGTTATAGAACCTTCTTTGTTAATTTTAGATGAACCAACTTCTGGTCTGGATAGCACTTCATCTCAGTTATTGCTTAGAGCACTTCGTCGTGAAGCTCTTGAAGGAGTGAATATATGCATGGTGCTTCATCAACCAAG CTATACTTTGTTTAGGATGTTCGACGATTTTATACTTCTAGCTAAGGGTGGCCTTACAGCGTACCATGGACCAGTATCAAAAGTTGAAGAGTACTTTTCAGGACTTGGAATCAATGTCCCAGATCGTGTTAATCCTCCAGATCACTTCATTGATATTTTAGAGGGAATTTATAAACTTCCAACAAGTATAGGAGTAAGCTATAAAGATCTTCCTCTTAGATGGATGCTTCATAATGGTTATGCAGTACCACCAGACATGCTAGGTTCTTCGGGATCAGCAGCTTCCTCGGCTGGTGATAATTCAGCTCACGGAGGAAGTTCTGCAGCTATTGGTCCTGATCAATCTTTCGCAGGAGAGTTATGGTCGGATGTCAAATCCAATGTTGAACAGAAGAAGGACCATATACAGCATAGACTTTTGTCATCACATGACTTGTCGAACCGGAAAACACCTGGTGTCCTACTCCAATATAGGTATTTCCTTGGAAG ACTCGGCAAGCAGCGACTGCGGGAAGCGAGGATACAATCTGTCGATTATCTTATACTATTACTTGCTGGGATATGTTTAGGAACACTTGCTAAAGTGAGTGATGAAAGCTTTGGGGCACAGGGTTACCTTTACACAGTCATTGCAGTTT CTCTCCTTGGCAAGATTGCAGCATTGAGGTCATTTGCTCTAGATAAAGTATACTACTGGAGAGAGAGTGCATCCGGCATGAGCAGCTTGGCTTACTTTATGGCCAAGGATACACTTGACCATTTCAGCACAATTGTAAAGCCTGCAGTTTATCTATCAATGTTCTATTTCTTCAATAATCCAAGATCCACTATTTGGGATAATTACATTATCTTGCTTTGTCTCACATACTGCGTTACGGGAATAGCTTATGCTTTGGCCATCTACTTTGAACCTGGTCCAGCCCAACTG TGGTCGGTGTTGCTACCAGTTGTTTTGACTCTCGTTGCAAACCAGGATGGCGACCCACTTATGGCAAAAATAGGCGATTATTGCTATCCTAAGTGGGCTTTGGAAGCATTTTTGCTTGCAACAGCTAGAAG GTACTCTGGTGTGTGGCTGATCTCAAGATGTGGTTTACTAAAGTCAAGGAACTATGATCTTAATGACTGGTATTATTGCTTGCTATACCTCATCCTTGTGGGCATTCTCAGCCGCTGTGTAGCATTCTTCTGTTTGGTGATGTTCCAGAAAAAATAG
- the LOC132604790 gene encoding lysM domain receptor-like kinase 3, with protein sequence MCKKKMAVNAAQPVSTTPKRSSRPTQSQSSTSSTQPPKSPISQPGPSNSSNRVSYASNSGSEYRLDTSVATTSVSSQASLSSFRTSLPDNPQVYDFSDIRAATNNFLAKRYSSTSSSQSWRCTLHGKDVIIFQRRIHKSMEKSELRAKLSVICRSHYKSIIKLLGASISGDHIYLVYDFVIGSNLSLCLRNPRNPSYTILSTWMSRMQIAADVAQGLDYIHNTTGLEISPVHKYVKSSGIIVTEPSFNAKICHFGAAELCSVTQNKAVTNVGEIGEELSASKPREFEGVRGYMSPEFQLTGVVTQKSDVYAFGVVLLELFSGEEPVRFKYDKATGNYSKISVIETARQVVDCGGDDVDRRLRNWVDRRLSDSFPVDVAKKVIRLALDCLHVEPDDRPDMRRVAGKISKLYLESKFWSDRVKMPTEISVSLAAR encoded by the exons ATGTGTAAAAAGAAAATGGCAGTTAATGCTGCACAACCCGTTTCAACAACCCCAAAAAGATCCTCTAGACCAACACAATCTCAATCTTCAACATCTTCTACACAACCACCAAAatccccaatttctcaacccgGCCCATCAAACAGCAGCAACCGGGTCAGTTACGCATCCAATTCAGGCTCCGAATACCGCCTCGACACCTCCGTAGCAACCACATCAGTTTCCAGCCAAGCATCTCTTTCCAGCTTCCGAACATCATTACCTGATAATCCACAAGTCTACGATTTCTCCGATATCCGTGCAGCCACTAACAACTTCCTTGCAAAGCGCTACTCCTCCACGTCATCATCCCAATCATGGCGATGCACTCTCCATGGCAAAGATGTAATTATCTTCCAGCGAAGAATCCACAAATCAATGGAGAAATCTGAATTAAGAGCGAAATTATCAGTTATTTGTAGAAGTCATTATAAAAGTATAATTAAACTTCTCGGCGCATCAATTTCCGGTGATCACATTTACTTAGTATACGATTTCGTTATCGGTTCTAACCTTTCTCTATGTCTCCGAAACCCTAGAAACCCTAGCTATACGATTCTCTCCACTTGGATGTCTCGAATGCAAATCGCTGCTGATGTAGCTCAAGGCCTTGATTATATACACAATACTACCGGTTTGGAGATAAGTCCAGTTCATAAATATGTAAAGAGCAGTGGAATCATCGTTACAGAGCCTTCTTTTAACGCAAAAATTTGCCATTTCGGAGCGGCAGAGCTTTGCAGTGTAACCCAGAACAAGGCCGTGACAAACGTCGGTGAGATAGGCGAGGAGCTATCGGCTAGTAAACCTCGCGAGTTTGAAG GTGTGAGAGGTTACATGTCGCCGGAGTTTCAGCTGACCGGAGTAGTGACACAGAAATCCGATGTGTACGCATTTGGAGTTGTTTTATTGGAATTATTTTCCGGGGAAGAGCCTGTGAGGTTTAAGTACGACAAGGCAACTGGAAATTACAGTAAAATATCGGTGATAGAGACGGCGAGGCAAGTAGTTGATTGCGGTGGCGATGACGTGGACAGGCGGTTGAGGAATTGGGTGGACCGGAGGTTGAGTGATTCGTTTCCGGTTGACGTGGCAAAGAAGGTAATTCGATTGGCGTTGGATTGTTTACACGTGGAGCCTGATGATAGGCCAGATATGCGCCGCGTGGCGGGTAAGATATCGAAGTTGTATTTAGAGTCTAAATTTTGGTCGGATCGGGTCAAAATGCCCACAGAGATATCCGTGTCATTAGCAGCTCGATGA